A genomic stretch from Arachis stenosperma cultivar V10309 chromosome 3, arast.V10309.gnm1.PFL2, whole genome shotgun sequence includes:
- the LOC130967851 gene encoding heat stress transcription factor B-2a-like translates to MAENYSSNVLDLNLGVGNGSGQVGQSLRPRCPAPFLLKTYDLLEESGDGGSGGKIVSWNGDGSGFIVWSPAEFSELTLPRYFKHNNFSSFIRQLNTYGFKKISSKRWEFKHEKFQRGCRDMLVEITRKKCEPSVFPSYLKSSSEENAITSNNSMEENNNSHQLLMEENKNLKKERLELQMQIAEFKSLEMKLLECLSQVMDNHQNKSRGQC, encoded by the exons ATGGCTGAAAATTATAGTAGTAATGTGTTAGACCTCAACCTTGGCGTAGGGAATGGTAGTGGCCAAGTAGGGCAGTCGCTGAGGCCACGGTGTCCGGCACCTTTTCTTTTGAAGACTTATGATTTGTTGGAAGAAAGCGGCGACGGCGGCAGCGGCGGCAAGATAGTTTCATGGAATGGAGATGGGAGTGGTTTTATTGTATGGTCTCCGGCTGAATTCTCTGAGCTCACCTTGCCAAGATATTTCAAGCACAATAACTTCTCAAGCTTCATTCGCCAATTGAATACATAT GGATTCAAGAAAATATCATCAAAAAGATGGGAGTTCAAGCATGAGAAATTTCAGAGAGGGTGTAGGGATATGCTAGTTGAGATCACAAGGAAAAAGTGCGAGCCTAGCGTGTTCCCTTCATACCTCAAGTCTTCTTCAGAGGAAAATGCAATCACTTCTAATAATTCAATGGAAGAAAACAACAATAGCCATCAACTACTTATGGAGGAGAACAAGAACCTTAAGAAGGAGAGGTTGGAGCTGCAAATGCAGATAGCTGAGTTTAAATCACTTGAAATGAAGTTGTTAGAGTGTCTCTCTCAAGTTATGGACAACCACCAAAATAAAAGTCGGGGACAGTGTTAG
- the LOC130969057 gene encoding monothiol glutaredoxin-S17: protein MGGGSVKDVQSKKELHEVVHGGAPVAVHFWASWCEASKHMDQLFSHLSTDFPHAHFLRVEAEEQPEISEAYSVSAVPFFVFFKDGKTFDTLEGADPSSLANKVAKVAGSIHPGEAASPASLGMAAGAAVLETVKELAKENDSSKAKGQVQPGLGAPLEKRLQQLIDSNPVMLFMKGTPEEPKCGFSQKVVDILKKEKVKFGTFDILSDMEVRDGLKKFSNWPTYPQLYCKGELLGGCDIAIAMHESGELQQVFKDHGVDTTDETKVTESGNAKGGISKSTDLSTNLTSRLESLVNSSPVMLFMKGKPEEPKCGFSRKVVDILRQENVNFESFDILSDEEVRQGLKVYSNWSSYPQLYIKGELIGGSDIVLEMQKSGELKKTLHEKGILPRENLQDRLKKLVASSPVMLFMKGTPDAPRCGFSSKVVGALRDEGVSFGSFDILSDEEVRQGLKTFSNWPTFPQLYYKGELIGGSDIVMELRNNGELKSTLSE, encoded by the exons ATGGGTGGTGGATCAGTGAAAGATGTGCAGTCGAAAAAGGAGCTCCATGAGGTGGTTCACGGCGGCGCTCCAGTGGCGGTGCACTTCTGGGCGTCGTGGTGCGAAGCCTCCAAGCACATGGACCAACTCTTCTCTCACTTATCCACTGACTTCCCTCACGCCCACTTCTTAAGG GTTGAAGCGGAAGAGCAACCAGAGATATCCGAGGCTTATTCCGTCTCTGCTGTCCCTTTCTTTGTCTTCTTCAAG GATGGCAAGACGTTTGATACATTGGAAGGAGCAGATCCGTCAAGTTTGGCCAATAAGGTTGCTAAAGTAGCAGGCTCAATCCACCCTGGAGAAGCTGCTTCTCCTGCCAGTCTTGGGATGGCTGCAGGAGCTGCTGTTCTTGAAACAGTGAAAGAATTAGCAAAAGAAAATGATTCTTCCAAGGCAAAAGGTCAAGTTCAACCCGGGCTTGGTGCTCCACTGGAAAAGCGATTGCAGCAACTCATCGACTCTAATCCTGTCATGCTTTTCATGAAAGGAACACCCGAAGAACCAAAATGTGGGTTTAGCCAAAAAGTTGTTGATattttgaagaaagaaaagGTTAAGTTTGGAACTTTTGACATCCTGTCAGACATGGAGGTTCGTGATGGCTTGAAGAAGTTTTCCAACTGGCCTACATATCCTCAACTTTACTGCAAAGGAGAACTTCTGGGTGGATGTGACATAGCAATTGCTATGCATGAGAGTGGGGAATTGCAGCAGGTTTTTAAAGATCATGGGGTTGATACCACTGATGAAACAAAAGTAACAGAATCAGGAAATGCGAAGGGTGGCATTTCAAAATCCACCGATTTGAGCACTAACTTAACCTCTCGGCTGGAAAGCTTGGTAAATTCAAGTCCAGTTATGCTGTTTATGAAGGGAAAACCGGAGGAACCAAAGTGTGGATTCAGTAGGAAGGTGGTTGATATTCTCCGACAAGAGAATGTGAACTTTGAGAGTTTTGACATTCTTTCTGATGAAGAAGTTCGTCAAGGGCTTAAGGTTTATTCGAACTGGTCCAGTTATCCTCAACTATATATCAAGGGAGAGCTTATTGGTGGATCAGACATTGTGCTGGAGATGCAAAAGAGTGGAGAACTTAAGAAGACTTTACATGAGAAAGGTATTCTTCCCAGAGAGAATCTTCAAGATCGTCTGAAGAAATTAGTTGCTTCTTCACCTGTGATGCTTTTCATGAAGGGTACCCCAGATGCTCCGCGATGTGGTTTTAGTTCCAAAGTTGTGGGTGCCCTTCGAGATGAGGGTGTGAGTTTCGGGTCCTTTGACATATTGAGTGATGAGGAGGTGAGACAGGGATTGAAGACATTCTCAAACTGGCCTACCTTTCCTCAACTCTACTACAAAGGTGAGCTGATAGGTGGATCCGACATCGTGATGGAGCTGCGGAATAATGGGGAGCTGAAGTCAACCTTATCTGAGTAG
- the LOC130966979 gene encoding stress-related protein-like, translating to MRWSAAYNYAKDSSGSLKPGVQTVEECMKNVIEPIYNNYHLVPNEILRYADKKVDASVAAMQVAPAAARDTITEAMKNVYTKYEPSAKELYERYEPVAEQYAASAWQRLNSLPLFPRLVGTMLPTAAYCTAKYNEAVMAAVEDRYRVSPYLPLVPTEKIARVFSGKTKKQE from the coding sequence ATGCGGTGGTCCGCTGCCTACAACTATGCCAAGGACAGCTCTGGCTCCTTGAAGCCCGGCGTTCAGACGGTGGAAGAGTGCATGAAGAACGTCATAGAACCCATCTACAACAATTACCACCTTGTCCCCAACGAGATCCTCCGCTATGCCGACAAGAAGGTTGATGCCTCTGTGGCTGCCATGCAGGTTGCTCCCGCTGCCGCGAGAGACACCATTACTGAAGCCATGAAAAACGTTTATACCAAGTATGAGCCGTCCGCAAAGGAGCTGTATGAGAGGTACGAGCCAGTGGCAGAGCAATATGCAGCCTCGGCCTGGCAAAGGCTGAACTCGCTGCCGTTGTTCCCACGCTTGGTGGGCACAATGCTGCCAACGGCAGCATACTGCACGGCGAAGTACAATGAGGCAGTAATGGCCGCCGTGGAGGATAGGTATAGGGTTTCTCCGTACCTGCCTTTGGTGCCTACGGAAAAAATAGCTAGGGTTTTCAGTGGAAAAACCAAAAAGCAAGAATAA
- the LOC130969287 gene encoding vesicle-fusing ATPase: MASLFGSSSGSTSMVVTNTPSQDLALTNLAFCSSSDLRNFAVPNRSNLFLAFVGDSFVFSLSAHENIRSGQIALNSIQRRCVKVSAAESIPVTRFVPPENFDLALLTLELEFIKKGAKSEQIDAPQLSKQLRKRFANQVMTVGQKVLFEYHGNNYSFTVTQAAVEGQEKTNALERGMISDDTYVVFETARDSGIKIVNQREAATSNIFKQKEFNLQSLGIGGLSAEFADIFRRAFASRVFPPHVTSKLGIKHVKGMLLYGPPGTGKTLMARQIGKILNGKEPKIVNGPEVLSKFVGETEKNVRDLFADAEQEQRSRGDESDLHVIIFDEIDAICKSRGSTRDGTGVHDSIVNQLLTKIDGVESLNNVLLIGMTNRKDMLDEALLRPGRLEVQVEISLPDENGRLQILQIHTNKMKENSFLAPDVNLQELAARTKNYSGAELEGVVKSAVSYALNRQLSLEDLTKQVEEENIKVTMDDFLNALQEVIPAFGASTDDLERCRLHGMVDCGDRHKHIYQRAMLLVEQVKVSRGSPLVTCLLEGSSGSGKTALAATVGIDSDFPYVKIVSAETMIGLHESTKCAQIIKVFEDAYKSPLSVIVLDDIERLLEYVAIGPRFSNLISQTLLVLLKRLPPKGKKLMVIGTTSELTFLDSIGFCDTFSVTYHVPTLSTNDAKKVLEQLNVFAHEDIDAAAEAMNDMPIRKLYMLIEMAAQGAQGGSAEAIYSGKEKISISHFYDCLQDVVRI; encoded by the exons ATGGCGTCGCTGTTCGGTTCGTCGTCGGGCTCCACATCGATGGTGGTGACGAACACGCCGTCGCAGGACCTTGCCCTCACCAACCTCGCCTTCTGTTCCTCCTCCGATCTCCGCAACTTCGCCGTCCCCAATCGCTCCAACCTCTTCCTCGCCTTCGTTGGCGACTCCTTCGTCTTCTCTCTCTCA GCTCATGAGAACATTCGCAGTGGCCAGATTGCTCTCAATTCCATTCAACGTCGCTGTGTTAAAGTCTCCGCTGCTGAATCCATTCCTGTCACCAG ATTTGTGCCACCTGAAAACTTCGACCTGGCATTGTTAACCCTTGAACTGGAATTCATTAAAAAAGGAGCAAAGAGTGAACAG ATTGACGCTCCCCAACTGTCTAAGCAACTTCGGAAAAGGTTCGCAAACCAG GTTATGACAGTAGGGCAAAAAGTGTTATTTGAGTATCATGGAAATAATTATAGCTTCACAGTTACACAAGCTGCTGTTGAGGGTCAAGAAAAGACTAATGCTCTTGAAAGAGGGATGATCTCAGATGACACATATGTTGTTTTTGAAACAGCACGTGATAGTGGAATCAAG ATTGTCAATCAGCGTGAGGCTGCCACTAGCAACATTTTTAAGCAGAAAGAGTTTAATCTTCAGTCTCTGGGTATTGGAGGCCTGAGTGCAGAGTTTGCAGATATATTTCGAAGAGCTTTTGCCTCCCGTGTTTTCCCTCCCCACGTGACATCGAA ATTAGGGATCAAGCATGTGAAGGGCATGTTGCTTTATGGCCCACCTGGAACTGGAAAGACCCTTATGGCCCGGCAAATTGGGAAAATTCTGAATGGGAAGGAACCAAAG ATTGTAAATGGCCCTGAAGTTTTGAGCAAATTTGTTGGTGAAACTGAAAAGAATGTGAGGGACCTTTTTGCTGATGCTGAACAAGAGCAGAGGAGCCGAG GGGATGAAAGTGATTTGCATGTAATTATCTTTGATGAAATTGATGCTATTTGTAAG TCAAGAGGTTCAACTCGCGATGGTACTGGAGTTCATGATAGCATTGTGAACCAGCTTCTTACTAAG ATAGATGGTGTGGAGTCACTAAATAATGTTTTGCTTATTGGAATGACTAACAGAAAGGATATGCTTGATGAGGCTCTCTTAAG ACCAGGGCGGTTGGAAGTCCAGGTTGAGATAAGCCTTCCTGATGAAAATGGTCGATTGCAAATTCTTCAAATTCATACTAACAAGATGAAAGAGAATTCTTTTCTTGCTCCCGATGTGAATCTTCAAGAGCTTG CTGCTAGAACAAAAAACTACAGTGGTGCAGAACTTGAAGGTGTTGTGAAAAGTGCCGTCTCATATGCTTTAAATCGACAACTGAGTCTAGAGGATCTCACGAAGCAAGTTGAGGAAGAGAATATTAAGGTTACCATGGATGACTTTTTGAATGCACTCCAAGAGGTTATTCCTGCATTTGGGGCTTCCACTGATGATCTTGAAAGATGCAG ACTCCATGGCATGGTTGACTGTGGTGACCGACATAAGCACATCTATCAAAGAGCAATGCTACTAGTGGAGCAAGTAAAAGTAAGCAGAGGAAGCCCACTTGTTACTTGTCTTCTGGAAGGTTCCAGTGGCAG TGGTAAGACCGCACTTGCAGCTACTGTTGGTATTGACAGTGACTTCCCATATGTCAAGATT GTTTCAGCTGAAACAATGATTGGACTACATGAGAGCACTAAATGTGCACAGATTATTAAG GTTTTTGAGGATGCATATAAGTCACCGTTGAGTGTTATTGTCCTTGATGACATTGAGAG GTTATTGGAGTACGTAGCCATTGGTCCCCGGTTTTCAAACTTGATTTCTCAGACACTATTGGTCCTACTCAAACGGCTTCCTCCAAAG GGGAAAAAACTCATGGTTATTGGTACAACAAGCGAATTGACTTTCTTGGACTCAATTGGATTTTGTGATACTTTCTCTGTCACTTACCATGTTCCTACCTTGAGCACAAATGATGCCAAGAAG GTCCTAGAACAGTTGAATGTTTTTGCTCATGAAGATATTGATGCTGCTGCAGAGGCAATGAATGAT ATGCCTATTAGGAAGCTGTACATGTTGATTGAGATGGCAGCACAAGGGGCTCAAGGTGGATCTGCAGAAGCTATCTATTCTGGCAAAGAGAAGATCAGTATCTCTCATTTCTATGATTGCCTCCAGGATGTTGTCAGAATATAA